A window of Miscanthus floridulus cultivar M001 chromosome 12, ASM1932011v1, whole genome shotgun sequence genomic DNA:
GTTCGCCTCAAAATTCAGCAAGAAAGCAACTCTCTCATCAATCATCGATCATTCCCAGCATGGTTTTCAGGCTTCTCTTCGGATTTGTCTTTCCTCTCTTCCTACAATCCTCATCATCAGCGCAATTCAATCCATTacaactagggctacaacaatcCTCGCCATCAGGGCTGAGGGTTGGCTTTTACCAGTACACGTGTCCGAATGCGGAGGCCATTGTTCGCGATGAAATGACCAAGATCATCTCCCAAGTCCCAAGCCTCGCTGGGCCTCTGCTCCGGATGCACTTCCATGACTGCTTTGTGAATGTAAGCGTGATCATGCATTTGAGCCTGTTCTGATGACGAACTGCTTCAGCTGTGTTCAGTAGGTATATTGAGTGTGCTACGCTATGCTGCAGGGTTGCGATGGTTCTGTTCTTCTGAATAGCAGCATACCGGGAGTACCAACCGAGAAGGATGCAATTCCGAACCTCACCTTGCGAGGCTTTGGCACGATCGACCGTGTGAAGGCGAAGCTGGAGCGGGCCTGCCCTGGAGTGGTGTCATGTGCTGATATCTTGGCTCTGGTAGCAAGGGACGTTGTTGTACTGGTAAGAAATAGGATTAATCTTGATCATTTATTTCTGTTTTGATATAGTGATCCTTTAATTCTTGAAGTACGATAATATAAGTAAACATATATATTGGGTACAAAATCTCCCTAATTGGCTGGTTCACAAGGATAATGGCGGTAAAATGGCAGTGACTAAGTTAGTTTGAGCATCTTTATCTGATAACTTGCCAGTGTTGTCTCTCTTGCTGGTAAAAGTTACTACTGAAGTGCTGAACGACTGTAGTTAAATTAACCCTGGGGTTTTTTTTACTGTTTGTTGTGCTGTGCAACAGACCAAAGGGCCTCATTGGGATGTTCCAACCGGGCGGAGAGATGGAAGAAGATCGGTGAAGCAAGATGCTCTGGACAACCTCCCTGCGCCCTTCTTTGATGCTGGTCGGAACCTGTTCCAGTTCTTCATCCCCAAGGGCCTCGATGCCAAGGATCAGATTGTTCTGCTAGGTAAATAGTAAAATATAAAATCCTCCAGGAGCTAAATTCGATGCATTATCTTTAGTTGAAAAATGCATGGCACCCGGATGCATGATTGATACTGCTGGATCTCGCCTGGTTCTTGTAGCCCATTGTTCTTTAAAAATCTGCAGCAGCAACATTCCCCGATAAAGGTGACCATTTGTAGTTTTACTACGAAGCAACTTGTGTTAGTGAAAAAAGTCAACTGAGTTGGGAAAAACGAGACTACGTGGTTCTTGGTCTAATCACATGACATCACACAGAATCCAGGGATAAACAGAAACCACTTCATCATTCCAAAAACAAATGTGAACTTTCTTTTCTTGATCCTGCCATTATATACATTTGTTTCAAATATGAACTTCCCTTGCATATGCATGCAGGAGGGCACACTCTGGGGACGTCCCATTGCTCGTCGTTCGCGGACCGGCTGTACAACTTCAGCGGCACGATGATGGCGGACCCGTCGCTAGACAAGCGCTACCTGCCGCGGTTGAAGAGGAAGTGCAGCAACCCCGGCGACACGACGACGCTGGTGGAGATGGACCCCGGCAGCTTCCGCACGTTCGACGCGAGCTACTACCGGCACGTCGCCAGGGGCCGGTCGCTCTTCGCCTCCGACCAGACGCTCATGAACGACGCCTTCGCCAGGGCCTACGTCCAGCGGCAggccgccgtggccgccgccggcgcctACCCCGCCGAGTTCTTCGCCGACTTCGCCGCGTCCATGGTGAAGATGGGCGGCGTGCAGGTGCTCACCGGCGCGCAGGGGGAGGTCCGGAGGCACTGCGCCGTCGTCAACTAGCGCAGAGATGCATGTGTGCATGTATAGTACTTTAGCTCTCCGTTACTTTAATTGATTATTAGAGTGACGTGGATGGATTGTAAGGAGGATTACTGGTGTGATTAGTGGTCAATTTTATTTCTCCTATCCAATGCCATTGTGTAGAAAGAAAggttcatgcatgtgctgtaagTTTCAGAGTGTCCAAAATGTATCATCCTGTGTACGTTCATTTCATCAGTTCGTTTGTAACATTTTCATGTCATCAAATAAACTTCTTGCATTGGTTCATTCAAATTCAGTGATGTAATAGCGGCGTTTTATTTGTTCTCACTTAGATTGTCAggtgttttatttttattttttgaaggaaaaaggtgTTTTATTTGGTTATTACTGGGCATCTGTAACTGTAACAGTGTGTTGCTTTGCCTCAGTCGATTGATCGATCTCGCGGCTGCGTGCAAGAGTAGGATACTTGAGGATGAAATATGCTTTCTGACCGAAAGCGACCCTATCTGATGGACGAAGCATAAGAACACGTCAATAAGCTAGCTACCTCCACATGCATGGATCACCACATCCAACTGGTCAACTGCTCAACCTTGCCTCGCACTCCCACCAGGCCCCAGTTGCACTTTCCAGCCTGTTGTTCTTGCTAAATATCCAGTAATTCATCGGCAATTCGGCACTGTTTATTTTACGTTAATCTTTTCTTCATTTCGGAAAAGTGCTAATTGTCTaaattgaaaatagaaaaggaCATTGTTCATAAAACCAACTATTCACGTCATATTTATTTCATCTAGCCATATAAAATTATACAATTAGGAGATATAActtgaaaaaaaaatacaatagAACAATGTATTTTATTTAGTAAGTGGTCCTTAAACTTGTCTCGTGGTGTCTAAGTCCCTGAACTCTCAAAATGCATTTTTCAAGTACACGGATTTATCTtaaggtgtcatctaggtccacaACTTCAAATTTTCATTTTTAGGTCATCAAACTTATCACAGTGTTATCTAGGTCCAAACAAGCTTCGACTAGCCCACATGTTGGTTTCTAGCGCTCCATCTACatgctctccctccctctctctctctctctctcttctagatccatttccGTGCTCTCCCCATCTATACACTTTTCAATCTAGTATGGCATCACATCAAGTCATCAACTCTGCAATTCCCAACCTGTGCCTTCATCATCCTCCACATTAAAGGCCACGACGTCATTAGTAATGGTGATGGCAAGGCCAAAGCTAGTGCTCCGTAGGCGGAAGATGTAGGTGAACAATTGCTTTGCCAATAAGCAACTGGTCAAGAATGAGGTGTGGATCCAATTGGTGTGGCATGTGTAGTTGTGATGCGGAGTAGATCAGATCCATTTGGACCTAAGTGACACACTAGTttagggacctagatgacacactgAGACAAGTCTTGGGACCTAAATGACACAAAAAGACAAGTTCGAGGACCGAAAAATGCATTTTAAGAGTTTGGAGATTTGAATGACATCATGTTACAAGTTCAGGGACCGCCCATGTATTTTACTCTATTTTATTTGTAATAGAGTTTCGATATCATAGTTGAGGAGACTTTTTTTTGCATACAATATGTAGAATTAGTAGAACTAATAAGAACTAGTACATGCTACATAACCTTAAGCTATGGAAACAACTACAAAATAGAGTTCCCATGTGAACGCTGAGATGCCGGTGTGCTAGTACCTTGGTGATGAGCGATTGACAACACGGTGTGCGTGTGACGTATCTCTCGGCAGGTTgtggttgtaggtgacaggtggagacaaGGTACATGCGGCGACGAGTGAAGAACGAGGATAGGATGTCGTTCCGAAGAACCGTgggggcggagaagggcggatCGAGGCTTGCGTTCGAGGGACAGGCGATCGTGTGGTGTACGTCTACTGTACCTGGCTACACGGTGGGAGGACGTCGAGGGAGGTTTCCAGATTACGCCACAAAATTCAGGGTTCGCTGGTTGAGCCACAAAGCCATGCATCGTACCGGGACGCTCGTGCGGCGTGCGTTGGCCGAAGATGGAAATTCTGGCGATCGCGATACGATTTCGGATGGTCGTGTGGCGACATCGCGAGGATCacatcgcggagatggagggatcgCGGACATCGCGGAATTTGCCATGGAGGACGTAATTGGAATTTACGCCCCTACGTTGGATTTATTTAGCGTAGGAGGTTATGTGAAAATAGGTCGTGCCATCCTTTGGATatataaatatgtggcacctagggttgagAAGGGAGTGGAACGTTTTGGACTCTCGGCGAGTTACTATTCACGCGTGAACAGTACCCATAAACAGTACTCGTGCCCCGGGGTTCCCCGGTTCGATTTTCCTCTCTCCGGTCTAGCCTAGGGTTTGAATTCTAGTGAGAGGTTTTTGTTGATCTCTCCGATTAAGAGAGGGAGGATGTTCGGgcggaggctagatgcacttttgtaagttcaattactcaatttaatctttcatctataatgattgatcttgtgcatctcgattggttctttacaattctcgtcagcatctgacatagtttgcttgttttatttttatctcaagatccgtaagtccgattgacgtgattccagttgggttagtttcgtaatttcatctagtttaatctgacaaatttttaggtcggtcggagttacggattttcgtccacatcaggtttactaggtacatagagttctggccagatttgaaaaacgtgatttaatcaggttttgtgtttaggggaagggttagaaattatttttggcttccgcgaccattcaccccccctctggtcgcccgtTTTGATCCTTCAAACGCTATGGACAATAGGAGATAAGATGTGCTCTCACACATAGTTGTGTCGATGATATTTTGGCGTTGTAGGAAGCTTGTCTGGCCATAATAAGGTTGGGCTAACAGATAGGGGTGGGTATTTCGGTTCCTAGGTTTTTTCTTAAAAATTGGTTCCTAAAATATGGAAACTGATTGGTTCTAAAAAATTTTAGGAACCAAGCATTTTTGGTTTTTGGTTCCGTTCGGTCCGGTTCTCACCGAACTAACTGAACTTTTAGCAAAGGTTAAAACAACAAAAAAATGCAGTTTCTAAGAAAATTTGGGCAACACTACCTCTATTTTAGATAAAAATAATTGATAAGGAAAATATAAACATGgtaacacaaatatatagcaATTCAAATATAAGATATCACACATAAACCAATATAGTACtacaaaatacaagtaagtgaagCACAATTCATATATTTTGATTAGTTCTCGTTAATTTGGTTAACCGGGAGTAGGAACCAAAAtttcttcggttatttcggttccttGGTATCTAGAACCGAATGAGAAACCATCACGTTCGGGTTTGGTTTTCGGTTTCGGTTCCGATTCCTATTCTTTCGATTCGATTCTCGGATTCAGTTAGTTATGTGCTTACCCCTGCTAACAGAGGAGAAAGGACATTTTCAATGAATGAGATGAGGGCTAGGACAAATTCAACCATGGCAGGGGATCAAGCCCCCCAACATGATGCACCCTAAAGGAGAAGATGAGGTTGGAAAGGAAGTTATTGGAAAGATAAAACAACAAGAAAGTAATGAGAAGTGGAGAAGGAAGAAACACATGCAACTCATCTCTCATTGACTCCACTCCTCCATATTGAGGAAAATAATTGCCTTTCCCTATTGTCATATAGGGGAATGGAGTGAGAAAAAAACATACTACAACAAATCCCCTATCTCATCCCCTTTCTCTAAATGTTTTTCAATTCATTTCTCTATGGGAATTGCTTGCGCTCAGACGTTCGATGGGATAGGATTCCATCGGACGGTACCGAACGGCCCAACAGAAAAGCGCTGCACTCTCACCGTATCACTGCAATCCTTTCCCGTCTGCCTCACCCCGCAATGCACACGTACCCCGCCCCCGTTTGTCTCGCCCCGCCCTGTGCCCGCTGCTCCTTcccctgaccccctcctctctctctctctctctctctctctctctctctctctctctctctccgcgcgTGCGGAACCCTAGGGCCGAGATGAGGACGAGCACGCCACGCACCCCATCCGCCGGCCCCCGGCTCGCCGTAACCCTTCCCCCGGTGCCTGGGTCGTGTCCCTAGACTCTctgaacatacctctgaaacacgaaacatttgcaacatgaaacacttgaattcAACTTAAGTCTGAAGcagataaaatatttggaacatatacttgcaacatgtgtgtgaaacatatgcagcatccaaataaaacacttgcaacttgcaacatgaaaacacttattgcaacataagactgtcacagctgaaacatttcgtacatactcttgcaacatatgtgtgaaacatatgcaacatccaaataagcacacttgcaacatacgtctgaaaaagcagatgaaacatttggaacggatgcttgcaacatacatgtacaaccattgcaacatgtgcaacatcacgatctatttttgcaacatctatatgaaacacttgcaacatatctctgaagcatctaaaacaattgaaacatactcttggAACATGTGCTTTTAATGCAACATCTCCTTGTTGCTCGACAtaatggaggctcgtcggtgtGTGGTGTTCACTAGAGGCGGCGGGCCGGCGGTAGTGGCTGCACGTCGCTGAAGGGAGGCATCGGCCGCACGAGCGGTGGGGAGGCTGTGGCCATGCAACTTGGAGAGGGCAGCAGCGCGTCGCGCCTGGCAGGGACGGCAGCCGAGAGTCGTGAATCGGAGGTGGTCGCGCACTGTTTCTGGCAAGGCCAATGGATGAGcggtgtcgggtaccttagaatggggtaccccaagcgaaacatcaaatgggtcgctaaagtcccatctaaaaaaaatataaaagctagaaggtaagtcgtgggaccctcacccgccacgaccgagcccactgggtcctccccctccccgcctcgagcctcgagcaggaggtctcggcatcctgacgcaaccTCCACCTCGTGCAAGGCTccctagggaaggcctcggcagggaacgccatctccacctcgcccgaggctctccacggaaggcctcggcaggaggcgcgttctccatatcgcgtgaggcctctcgcccgaggcctcggcaaggagccggATCTctgtctcacgcgaggcctcattctccgtgtcgctcgaggccggctcgtccgtggtccgtcgccccccgcctcggtcgaccctcccgacagcgtgtcatgtctcattaatgcttcaaccactcccgcaatctcagccggacggtggctcaacgccacaggatGGCCGACGTGACCCGAGGTTGCATCAGTGCCATACCaaccgggacagggcacggcggggattaccggccactgtgtcctaccactgtgtccacgatcagcgccataccagctgggACAAGGTacggcagggattaccggccattgtgtcctaccactgtgtccacgatcagcgccataccagctgggacagggtacgatggggattaccggccactgtgtccaaacgctgtacccatgatcagccgcccgctcaaggcctcggcactgtacaccagggcctcggcgatcttggggttcgtgcctgccgagacccccccaccgcagtacaagcctcggcaccgaccaagtcgcggcctcgcgcacagtccgtccatggtggcttgcacgttcgccgccgcgtccactctgaggcattcccggggctcccacgacgcacaggatctgatgggacgaccacgccaccccagtactccaaggatggaccacaccgatgaccacgccaccacaggaacaggccacagggctcggacgtgccatccctattggcacgacgtcgcatagtaatacatgtacggtccttgtcctcccttcaactataaaaggagaggacttgggccacttagaggggggaCATCTGGTAACACATAGACACGCAcgcattccagccgcttgagagcaacgtcttagacggcccacacgacaccttgccgagacctaggactagttccctctctcccttagcttgtaaccccctactataagcacttcggtgcaaggaatacaagttcgatctctcagactggacgtagggcgctgattgcctgaaccagtataaatcttgtgtctctttgcatcaccatccgggatcgggagcacgcagaacaaattcactagtcggttgaggaccccccccggtctaaaacaccaacagttggcgcgccaggtaggggctctacgtgtcagtttcgtcatcccaacaggttccggatggtagaccccgtacgaccattgcgtctcggcaccgtggtttggttcgggagcctagagttcatgtctctagggcatgagtacgacatggtactcctcgctcctcaagcCCCACCGTCcaacgatgaagttacgcaccggcagcccaggcgcaggcggcgctcaggcggccgctctcgccacgctcgccaggcacgacgtgagcaaggccaccccgacgctacatgAACCCGGggtggcacgccactccccgctgaTATCCTACAACTAGctattggtacggggtccctggctggggacctgtctggcctgagcttggacaaaggaaaatcgctggtggctcgcggcgatgcccagtcgtcaagctccgctccaccactccctgaagaaccaacCCTGGCGGAGCAGAATCTAGCGACgacaccgtccccatacccctttaggttgagaaatgccgccgcttcTTACGCCTACACATACGCTGctgctcacgaggatccctcagagcgctgccagcgcttcgatctcgacctaagcacccacgccgactcctcggatgaggacggggcatggcccggagtggatttctctagGCTCCGTGACTctagggctttgcgccagttcttggccgcaagcgactactgctttggttactccgactccgacaacaaaggcacttacgatcccactcgcgagtgtttccatgtcaggctcgggatgccaagggcaggCGAAGAGGACGAGGCGGTAGGTAGCCACTCCCCGCTTCGCCTAGGGGCAGGCGCCGCCACGCCCCCACGCATCGCCCTACCGGCCGCAcaaaatgagaacgtcgctcttgcacgacctcagcgtccagacctagagcagctccgtgagctccaggccaaggtcgaacaagagcaactccttctgtagcagcttcgagactctcttgaACAAGAGCAGCGAGGCCGCGGCGAAGgtgggggagcccgacggagggcccgcgatgtgcatcaccgcatccacgacgacgaagggagtgagcaacccctagtcttcaatcgtgctagccagaacatcgtggctgcagcaatgctggtccgcgcaatgcctgagccttctaccacggaggggcggtgggtccgcggcgagctccgcgatctcctagagaccgccgcggttcagtaggccgagagttccgcctctcgacgGCATGGGGGTGCCTCGAACCTtctcacggcaccgcctcggcaagacagggaagccccggctcgtccTGAGCCCGACCAagcgccaatagcccacagggCCCCCGTGCTTCTAGACCGCCCcagcaatcgacgcgaggtgcagggagatcACGAGGTAGTCAGTAGGTGACgatgccacgacaatgaggggctcgCTCGAGGCTACCAAACACACcaaggcggtcgctacgatagcGAGGAGGACTACAGTCCTTCCCctaaaccgccaggccctcgggtcttcagcagggccatccgcgctgctcctttACTCGCCCGGTAGCCGGCCAATCTCGCgaggtacagcggcgagaccaactcGAAGCTCTAGCTTGCCGATTAccacctggcctgccagctaggtggcgtggatgatgacctgctcatcatctgcaatctccccttgctcctgtcggactcggagcgagcctggcttgagcaccttcctcccttgcaaatccacgactggcgcgacttggttaggatcttcgtcgggaacttccagggcacatacgtgcgccctaggaactcctgggaccttaagaactgtcgctagaagccggacgagtctctccgagacttcatccggcgcttctccaaacagtgcactgagttgcccagcgtcggtgattcggagatcgtccaagctttcctctctggcaccacttgtcgggacttggtccgagagttaggtcagaATGTGCCGCGCTCTGCTACCGCgcttctcgacatcgccaccagcttcgcctcgggtgaagaggctatcggagccatcttccccgacaccgacaccaagggaaagcggagggacgaggcccctggggcctcagcctcccacctccctaagagaaagaaaaaggggcgcctggggaagcaggaggtcctagaggctgatctAGTCGTAGTCACGGAACGGAAGAACCCCCGAGGCTttaaaggccctaggcccttcgacgacatgctcaagaaaccctgcccttaccaccaaggcccggtcaagcacgctctcgaggattgcaccatgctgcggtgttactacgccaagctcaggctccccgacgacgacgccaagcagaagggcgccggcggccgggacgaagacaagggcgatgggttccccgaggtacacaacaccttcatgatcttcggtgggcccttggCCTGCCTTACGGCGcagcagcgcaagagggaacgccgagaggtcttcttggtcaaggtggccaccccccagtacctcgactggtctcgagaggcaatcaccttcgatcgagatgaccaccctgaccatattCTAAATCCAGGGCaatacccactggtcgtcgacccaaTCATTGGCAACACCCAACTCTCCaaagtattgatggacggaggcagcggcctcaatatcctctacgccaacactttggagctcttggagatcgaccagtcgaggctccaaggcgacatcacacccttccatggcatcgtgccagggaagcgcacgtgacccctcggacgcatcgaccttcctgtctgctttagcaccccctccaactatcgcaaggaagtcctcacctttgaggtcgttgggttcgggggagcctaccacgccattctgggg
This region includes:
- the LOC136498053 gene encoding peroxidase 1-like, whose protein sequence is MVFRLLFGFVFPLFLQSSSSAQFNPLQLGLQQSSPSGLRVGFYQYTCPNAEAIVRDEMTKIISQVPSLAGPLLRMHFHDCFVNGCDGSVLLNSSIPGVPTEKDAIPNLTLRGFGTIDRVKAKLERACPGVVSCADILALVARDVVVLTKGPHWDVPTGRRDGRRSVKQDALDNLPAPFFDAGRNLFQFFIPKGLDAKDQIVLLGGHTLGTSHCSSFADRLYNFSGTMMADPSLDKRYLPRLKRKCSNPGDTTTLVEMDPGSFRTFDASYYRHVARGRSLFASDQTLMNDAFARAYVQRQAAVAAAGAYPAEFFADFAASMVKMGGVQVLTGAQGEVRRHCAVVN